TACGCTGTCGCATGAAGAGCACATCGACGTGATACGGATAACGGTTGAGCAGGCCGCCGGACGCGTCCCGATCATGGCGGGCATCGGCACCAATGACACGCGCGAGACGTTGAGCATCCTGGAGCGGGCGGAGGAGATCGATCTGCAGGGTTATCTGGTTGTGTGTCCCTACTACAATCGCCCAAACCAGGAAGGCATCCTTGAGCACTTCCGGGCTGTGTCCGAGAGGACGAATCGCCCTGTTGTTCTCTATAACATACCGATGCGAACCGGTCGAAATATGGAGGTCGGCACTATTGTCGAGCTATCGAGAATCCCCAATATAGCGGGGATCAAGGACGCGTCCGGGGATATCGACCAGGTTATGAATATCATAACCAGAACAGAAAACTTCAGCGTTCTGTCCGGAGAGGACCACCTGCTCTTCCCGATATGCTGTCTGGGCGGACACGGCGGCGTCATGGCCAGCGCGCACGTGCTGCCGGGTGAGTTTACGGCCATCATCGACGCCGTCAAGAGCGGCGACATTGTCGAGGCCCGCCGTTTGCACTATCGCATGCTGCCACTGGTGAGGATGATGTTCAAGGAGCCAAACCCCGCGCTGGCGAAAGCCGCGATGAAGTTAATGGGAATCATCGATTCCGACGAGATGAGGCTTCCACTGCTACCAGTGTCCCCCGCGTGCAGGGAAGACATGGCGGGTGTCCTCCACGGGTTGAAGTTGCTTTGATCGCTGGACAAGCCGCGCCGTTTCGTGAGAGGTCTTTGAAGTAAGCCGAATGGACGATGCCAGCAATATTCATGATCCCGAGATAGACGATGAAGTGGCGCCGCGCCATCGCCGCGCCATCGCTATCGGAATCGCTGTCGCCCTTGTCATAGTGGCGTTCATCATCAGCCCCTGGGGCCCTTTCAAAGGCGTGTTTTACGCCACTAAAAAGACATCGAAGAAAGCGGTGGCGAAAACCAGCGACGCTCGCGTGGCAACGGGCAGGCACAACAGGAACAAGCGAGAATCGACCGCTCCCGCCGCCCCGATCCACGTCGAGAAGAAGTCGGACGCCACTCCCCCCGCGGTCGCTATCGTCGTTGACGATGTAGGCAATGGTGTGGACAAACTGCCTTTGTGGATCGCGATTGACGCGCCACTTAGCTTTGCCGTTCTGCCAGCCCCGCCACTTTCCGCGCAACTGGCCGAGCAACTTTACATGAGCGGCTACGTGATCATGATGCACGTGCCGACAGACAACGCGCCGCCGAACTCATTTTCCGGCACAGGGCAGCTCGCGACAGGAATGGATCGGGCGACAGTATTCGCTACGCTCGACTCCAACTTCGCGACCGTGCCCCACGCGACTGGCATGAACAATCACCAGGGCGGGCGTGGCTGCGATCAGTTGGACTTGATGACTTTTGAGGTCGAATGGGCGAAGTCGAAGGGTCTCTTTGTGGTGGACAGTAGCAGTTCGGCCGACAGTAAAGTCTCGCAGGCCTGCCTCGCTCTTGGCTTGCCCAGGAGGGAGAACGAGGTCTTCATTGATCACCAGAACGAGCCGGAGTACATCCGTGGCGCGATGCGCAACCTCGCGAATCTCGCCCGGCAGAACGGATGCGCGATAGGCATCTGCCACTGGCATCGCCCGAACACGGCTGCCGTCGTCGGCGAGATGATTCAAACGCTAAAGGCGGAGGGAATCCACTTCGCCTTTGTTTCAAACACCCCCCCCTGACAAGTGGCGCCAGGTGGATTCCCCCCTGATAAGGGGGGTCAGGGGGGTTCTCCCCTGGTGAGCGAGGTGGATGAGAAAAGTGGATGAGTGATTGACGCCTGGAAGAGGGGAAGAGCCAAAGTGAAAGAGGCGGCTTACTACGAGAAGATCGGTAACGGGAACGCGCGTTGCCATCTGTGCCCCCGCGAGTGCGTGATCACTCCCGGCAAGAGAGGTTTCTGCCGCGTGCGCTCGAATGTCGATGGTACGCTCTACTCCGATATCTATGAGCGCGTGCTCGCTGTCAACCTTGACCCCATTGAAAAGAAGCCCCTGTATCATTTCTACCCGGGGAGTTCTATCTTTTCGATAGGCACGAGGGGGTGCAACCAGCGCTGCGACTTCTGTCAGAAC
This portion of the Candidatus Anoxymicrobium japonicum genome encodes:
- a CDS encoding 4-hydroxy-tetrahydrodipicolinate synthase — its product is MESGLEEEREVSNVKFEGVYVPNITPFKDGAVDVASLRGLIDYLIEGGVNGLTPCGTTGESTTLSHEEHIDVIRITVEQAAGRVPIMAGIGTNDTRETLSILERAEEIDLQGYLVVCPYYNRPNQEGILEHFRAVSERTNRPVVLYNIPMRTGRNMEVGTIVELSRIPNIAGIKDASGDIDQVMNIITRTENFSVLSGEDHLLFPICCLGGHGGVMASAHVLPGEFTAIIDAVKSGDIVEARRLHYRMLPLVRMMFKEPNPALAKAAMKLMGIIDSDEMRLPLLPVSPACREDMAGVLHGLKLL